The sequence AACGTTACAGACGAAGCGTTGAATATTATAGTAGATAAAACTTTTCAATTGGGATTAGGAGCTAGAGGGTTACGAACATTTTGCGAAAAAATATTTTTAGATTATATGTACGATATAGAAAATATTAACCGTACATTAAATATAGATCAAAATGTTGTAAAACAAAAACTATCTTATTCTTAATTTTCTTAATTATTTTCTGACTAATTTCCACAATCTTTTTATCAATTCTGATAGACCTTCTTTTGTAAAAGAAGAAATGAAAATAATGTTTTCTTTCAGTTTGAAAAAAATTTTTTCTATCTTCTTTTTTTCTTCATTATTTATTAAATCCGATTTAGATATCGCTAATAAACGTTCTTTTTTTAAAAGATTTGAATTAAACTTTGTTAATTCATTTAACAAAATGAAATATTCTTTTTTTTTATTTTTTGTATTTGAAGAAACTAAAAATAATAAAACGGAATTTCGTTCTACATGTCTTAGAAAATGATGCCCCAATCCTTTCCCTTCAGATGCTTTCTCTATAATTCCAGGAATATCAGCTACTAAAAAAGAATTAAAATCTACTTTTACCACTCCTATATGTGGAGTTTTGGTCGTAAAAGCAAAATTTCCTATTTTAGGTTTTGCTTTTGTAATTGTAGAAAGTAAAGTAGATTTTCCAGTATTAGGAAACCCTATAAATCCTACATCTGCTAAAATTTTTAATTCTAAAAAGATCCAATTTCCTTTTGTTTTAATTCCAGATTGTGCATAATGAGGAGATTGATTTCTAGAATTTTTAAAAAAAGCATTTCCTTTCCCTCCTTTTCCTCCTTCAAATAAAATTTTTTTTTGAGAATTTTTGGTAATTTCCATTATAATATTTTTTTTTTCATCTTTTACTACAGTTCCTACAGGAACTTCTATTAATAAATCTTTTCCATTTTTTCCAGTTATGTTATTTTTTTTTCCCGGAAAACCAGACTTAGCTATCCAATGTTTATGATATCTTAAATGTAAAAAAGTATGAATATGAGAATTTCCTTTAAGGATAATATCTCCTCCTTTTCCCCCTGTTCCTCCATCAGGCCCCCCTTTGGCTATATGTCTATCCCTATAAAAATGAAGACATCCAATTCCTCCATCTCCACTTTTGCAGTAAATTTTTATAAAATCGACAAAACAATTTTTCATATTTTTATGAATATAACAAATTCAGAATCTTTTTTTCTATGAAAATAGAAATTTTGTCTATAGACAAAGAAGCATTTAATTTTATTATGCTATTTTTCAATTTATAATTCTCCCATATTAAAGAAGTTTTTTTATGATATTCTTTTATTCTTCTTTGAACTGTAATAATATCTATATCATCATTACGATGACTTATTTTTCCTCTTTTTAATAATCTGTTTATTATCAAATTTTTTTGAATAAAAAAATAAAAAATTATATTAATTTTTCCCAAACAAAATTTGTTTAATACTTCTTCTAAAGAATAAATTTGATTTTTAGTTCTAGGATATCCATCATAAATAATTCCTTTAGCTTTAAAATGTTTTTGAATTTCTATATTTAACATGTTTGTGGTAATTTCATCAGGAACTAATATTCCTTTATTTATATAACAACTCGCTAGTTTTCCTAGATTAGTCTTTTTTGTTATATGATCTCTAAATATCATTCCAGTAGATAGGTGTATAAACCCAAATTTATTTGATATAATTTTAGCTTGAGTTCCTTTTCCACAACCTGGTGGTCCAAACAATATAATATGTATCATAAAACAATAAAAATTATGAATTTCATGCGAAGAAAAACACAAAAAATAATAAAAAAGTGAGGGTACTATTATTATATAAGTACACAATAAAAGTATTATATATATGGAAATATAGAAGAAGTGTTATTTTCCTTATTTTTTTGTCTTATAAATGAATAGCTTTACCATAAGCATCGGCTATAGATTCTATAATCGACTCACTTAATGAAGGATGAGGATGTATACTTCCCAAAATTTCATAACTAGTTGCTTCCAATTTTCTAGCAACCACTACTTCTGAAATTAAATCTGTAACATGATTTCCTATCATATGACATCCTAACCATTCGTCATATTTATCATCAAAAATAACTTTTACAAACCCACCAGTATTCTCATCAGAAATAGCCCGACCTAGAGCACTAAAAGGAAATTTTCCTACTTTTATTTGAAATCCTTTTTCCTTAGATTCTTTTTCTGTATAACCAACTGAAGCTATTTCAGGAAGTGAATAAACACATTTTGGAACATTATTATAATCTATCTCTTGACAACTCAAAGCTTTTATTTTTTCGATGCAATTGATTGCCTCATGCGAAGCAACATGAGCTAGAGAAGGAGTTGGAATTACGTCTCCAATTGCATAATATCCATCTATGTTTGTACGATAATTCTCATCTACAACGATAAAGCCTTTTTCTGTTTGAATTCCTACTTCTTTTAATCCAATACATTGAATATTAGGAACAACTCCTATAGCGTATAAAATTGTATCTGCTTTTAATACAATATTTTTTAATGATGTTTTAACATCAACGATGACTTCATTACTTTTATGATTATAAGTGATTTTATTGATGTTAGAAGATACATAGTTTTCAATCCCCATTTTATCAAAAGAAGATTTTAAATAATCAGATATATCATCATCTCCATTAGGAAATAACCTAGAACATATTTCTATGATAGTTACTTTTGCACCCATAGAATGATAAAAATAAGCAAATTCTAATCCTATAGAACCAGAACCGACAATAATGATTCTTTTTGGAAGTGAAGATAATGACAGAGCTTCCCTATATGTTATAATTTTTTTTCCATCATATTGAAATTTTATATCAATTTTAGGAATTGCACCAGTAGCAATAATGATATGTGAAGCAGAATACTCTCCTATGCTTTTCTCTTTTTGAATAATTTCTATTTTTTTTCTTTTTTTTAACTTTGCATTTCCATAAACAACATGAATTCCATTTTTTTTCATTAAAAATAAGACTCCTTTTTTAATTTGATCAACTATTTTTATACTTTTAGAAAGAACTTTAGAATAATCTATTTCTAGATTTTCATTATTTATCCCAAATAATTCTCCATTTTTTTTTATGGATTGTAAAAATTTAGCACTATTCAAAAGTGATTTTGTAGGAATACATCCCCAATTTAAGCAAACACCTCCCATAGATTCTTTTTCCACTATAGCTGTTTTCATTCCAAGTTGTGCTGCACGTATGGAAGCTACATAACCTCCAGGGCCACTCCCTAAAATAATAACATCAAAATGCATAATCAAAATATAAATAAAACATCAATAAATTTACAGATTTTTCTATTTAATAAAAGTTTTTTAAAAAAAAACGATAAGAGTTCTTTTTATTTGTGAAATAATTATAAATTTGTCGGATTGATACTATGTGATAGTAGTGTAATAGAGTAAGTAATTATGAAGTTTTTTATAGATACAGCTAATTTAAAAGAAATTAATGAGGCGAGAAAATTAGGTTTTTTAGATGGAGTAACAACAAATCCATCTTTGATATCAAAAGAATCTGTATTCAATCAGAAAGAAATTCATAAACATTATATATCTATATGTGAATGTTTAAAAAACGACGAAAATTTGAGTGCGGAAGTTATCAGTACGAGTTATACTAATATGATCCAAGAAGGAGAGAAACTTGCTTCTTTACATCCTAGAATTGTGGTAAAAATCCCCATGACAAAGAATGGAATCAAAACTATTAAATATTTTTATAACAAAAAAATTAAAACTAATTGTACTCTTGTTTTTTCTATAGGACAAGCTCTCCTTGCCGCTAAAGCTGGAGCTAGTTATGTTTCTCCATTTTTGGGAAGATTAGATGATATATCTTATAACGGATTAAATTTAATCCGAAAAATAAAAAGTGTATATGAAAACTATCATTTCGGAACTAAAATATTAGCCGCTTCTATACGTCATTCTTTGCATATTACAGAATGTTCTAAGATTGGAATACATGCTGTTACTTCTCCTTTAAATGTTATTTATTCCCTATTCAATCACCCATTAACTGATATAGGATTAAATAAATTTATACAAGATTTTCAAAGTAAAATAAAATAAAAATTAGATTTTAATTTTTCCGTCTAATAAATAATGAATAGAAATAGAGGTAGGTTTTGGAAATTTTTCATATAATTTTGATAATTCAATTTGTTCTTTATTCTCAAAAATTTCTTCTAGATTATTTTTATTTACCAAATTAAATTCTTCTAATTTAGTATATAAATCTTCTTTAATTTGATTATTTATTTTTTGACTTATTTTTTCTAAAATACATATAGTTTCATATATATTTTTTCCAGATTTTTTTTCCAGATAAATACGATCCATAGTTTCCGTATTTGTCTTAGTTTTATTAATATTTCTTAAAAAATTCATAATAAATAAGTGAAATTATAATCGTTTTAATTTTTTTTTATTTAAGTATAACCAACCTTCAATTTATTTCCAGTATTAATATGGAAAATTTTCCAAGTATCATCGGAAAAAATCCTTCAAAAAAAACTCTATAGATATTATAAAAATAATTTTTGAATTACCATTTTTTATTTTTATGAAAACTTTTCATGTCTTTATCAAACAAATACAACCCCCCTTTATCTGCTCCTATTAATTCTATTTTATCTAAAATCATTTTAATTAAAGCTTCTTCTTCAATTTGTTCTTCAACATACCATTGCAAAAAATTATATGTAAAATAATCTTTTTCTTGTAAAGAAATTTCTACTAAAAAATTGATTTCCCTAGAAATTTTTTGTTCATGCTCAAATAATTTCATAAATAATTCTTTTAGAGATACATTTGTAATATTTAGAATAGACCCCCCTCCATCTACTAAAATTACATTTCCTCCTCTTTTATTAATATATCTGATCAACTTTAACATATGGTTTCTCTCTTCATTTGAATGATCGTATAAAAATTCACATATTCCTTCATAACCTTTTCTCTCTATCCAAGAAGCCATATATAAATATAATTGAGAGGATTCTGATTCTCTATTTAGTTGTTTTGTTAATCCTTTTTGTATTTTTTCACTAAGCATACTTACTTTTCAATTATTGATTTATTTCATTTAAT comes from Blattabacterium cuenoti BPAA and encodes:
- the obgE gene encoding GTPase ObgE, with the protein product MKNCFVDFIKIYCKSGDGGIGCLHFYRDRHIAKGGPDGGTGGKGGDIILKGNSHIHTFLHLRYHKHWIAKSGFPGKKNNITGKNGKDLLIEVPVGTVVKDEKKNIIMEITKNSQKKILFEGGKGGKGNAFFKNSRNQSPHYAQSGIKTKGNWIFLELKILADVGFIGFPNTGKSTLLSTITKAKPKIGNFAFTTKTPHIGVVKVDFNSFLVADIPGIIEKASEGKGLGHHFLRHVERNSVLLFLVSSNTKNKKKEYFILLNELTKFNSNLLKKERLLAISKSDLINNEEKKKIEKIFFKLKENIIFISSFTKEGLSELIKRLWKLVRK
- a CDS encoding adenylate kinase family protein, whose amino-acid sequence is MIHIILFGPPGCGKGTQAKIISNKFGFIHLSTGMIFRDHITKKTNLGKLASCYINKGILVPDEITTNMLNIEIQKHFKAKGIIYDGYPRTKNQIYSLEEVLNKFCLGKINIIFYFFIQKNLIINRLLKRGKISHRNDDIDIITVQRRIKEYHKKTSLIWENYKLKNSIIKLNASLSIDKISIFIEKKILNLLYS
- the lpdA gene encoding dihydrolipoyl dehydrogenase, whose protein sequence is MHFDVIILGSGPGGYVASIRAAQLGMKTAIVEKESMGGVCLNWGCIPTKSLLNSAKFLQSIKKNGELFGINNENLEIDYSKVLSKSIKIVDQIKKGVLFLMKKNGIHVVYGNAKLKKRKKIEIIQKEKSIGEYSASHIIIATGAIPKIDIKFQYDGKKIITYREALSLSSLPKRIIIVGSGSIGLEFAYFYHSMGAKVTIIEICSRLFPNGDDDISDYLKSSFDKMGIENYVSSNINKITYNHKSNEVIVDVKTSLKNIVLKADTILYAIGVVPNIQCIGLKEVGIQTEKGFIVVDENYRTNIDGYYAIGDVIPTPSLAHVASHEAINCIEKIKALSCQEIDYNNVPKCVYSLPEIASVGYTEKESKEKGFQIKVGKFPFSALGRAISDENTGGFVKVIFDDKYDEWLGCHMIGNHVTDLISEVVVARKLEATSYEILGSIHPHPSLSESIIESIADAYGKAIHL
- the fsa gene encoding fructose-6-phosphate aldolase, coding for MKFFIDTANLKEINEARKLGFLDGVTTNPSLISKESVFNQKEIHKHYISICECLKNDENLSAEVISTSYTNMIQEGEKLASLHPRIVVKIPMTKNGIKTIKYFYNKKIKTNCTLVFSIGQALLAAKAGASYVSPFLGRLDDISYNGLNLIRKIKSVYENYHFGTKILAASIRHSLHITECSKIGIHAVTSPLNVIYSLFNHPLTDIGLNKFIQDFQSKIK
- a CDS encoding ferritin, encoding MLSEKIQKGLTKQLNRESESSQLYLYMASWIERKGYEGICEFLYDHSNEERNHMLKLIRYINKRGGNVILVDGGGSILNITNVSLKELFMKLFEHEQKISREINFLVEISLQEKDYFTYNFLQWYVEEQIEEEALIKMILDKIELIGADKGGLYLFDKDMKSFHKNKKW